Proteins from one Phytoactinopolyspora mesophila genomic window:
- a CDS encoding endonuclease V, which translates to MNHATMVGAVDVHYDDQERAKAALVVCQELTFSTIISEHVADIARAKPYEPGKLYKRELPCIRAVLALGPPLELLVIDGYATLDSQGRPGLGAHTADALGIPVIGVAKTPFRTATHAAEVIRGAATRPLYVTAAGRLEIAEAAQIVAGMAGPSRLPAALARVDNLARGRVRPITEQHVT; encoded by the coding sequence GTGAACCACGCGACGATGGTCGGCGCCGTGGACGTCCACTACGACGACCAGGAAAGGGCGAAGGCGGCACTGGTCGTCTGCCAAGAGCTGACCTTCTCAACGATCATTTCCGAGCACGTCGCCGACATCGCCCGAGCAAAGCCATACGAGCCGGGAAAACTCTACAAGCGCGAACTCCCGTGCATCCGAGCAGTCCTAGCACTCGGCCCGCCACTTGAGCTCCTAGTCATCGATGGCTACGCGACCCTTGACTCCCAAGGTCGCCCAGGGCTCGGGGCGCATACCGCAGACGCGCTCGGCATCCCAGTCATCGGCGTCGCAAAAACGCCATTCCGCACCGCGACACACGCAGCCGAGGTGATCCGCGGCGCAGCGACCAGGCCTCTCTACGTCACAGCTGCCGGAAGGCTCGAGATCGCCGAGGCGGCGCAGATCGTTGCCGGGATGGCGGGGCCAAGCCGGCTCCCAGCCGCGCTTGCGCGGGTGGACAACCTCGCTCGTGGCCGCGTTCGACCGATCACCGAGCAACACGTCACCTGA
- a CDS encoding SCO6880 family protein yields the protein MWGLSAAQMAAVGVAAAILGPAAMSAGAMGIVMTAPGWVTALVLAFVAPQGRTLVSWAPIVAHALLRRIRGQALWLVRPGQSRHVGSLSLPGEAASLRLHKHEPSGAAFIYDPHRRMLTGVVRVRHDVFLLLSVDDQNRRVAGWGQALSGACRTGRMSRLQVLVRSLPEGGNAVRTYWERAGRQDSGLAAASYGELVRNAEPTSSRHETLLSVTVSLKDSARAVRSAGGGVAGAADVLARELTSLTANLRSAEINVDAWLDETDLARLINTAFRPHHTPAWERTGLGRDIDVAGPVAVSAEWDHVRIDDGWHAVLWIKEWTREEVDATFLVPLLLATSVHRSVSVVYRPRTVREATRQLKIEQAEQESEQRRRDKHDIRTTAAQKREQEDVDKRERELVAGHADLAFTGLVTVSAGSKQELELALEETETACHHCGLDTVVLYGQQDTAFYAALPFGRVLL from the coding sequence ATGTGGGGGTTATCCGCGGCTCAGATGGCAGCCGTGGGTGTGGCGGCGGCGATTCTCGGACCGGCCGCGATGAGCGCTGGCGCCATGGGGATAGTGATGACGGCGCCGGGGTGGGTAACTGCGCTGGTGCTGGCCTTTGTAGCTCCACAAGGCCGAACGCTCGTGTCGTGGGCACCGATCGTCGCGCATGCTCTGTTGCGGCGGATTCGTGGCCAGGCGCTGTGGTTGGTCCGGCCGGGCCAGTCGCGCCACGTGGGCTCGCTCTCTCTTCCGGGTGAGGCGGCGAGCCTGCGTTTGCACAAGCATGAACCGTCTGGGGCCGCATTCATCTATGATCCACATCGCCGCATGCTGACGGGCGTCGTCCGCGTCCGCCACGATGTGTTTCTGCTCCTGAGCGTGGACGACCAAAACCGTCGGGTGGCTGGATGGGGGCAGGCCCTCAGCGGCGCGTGCCGCACGGGGCGTATGAGCAGGCTCCAAGTGCTCGTTCGTTCGCTTCCTGAGGGTGGCAATGCGGTGCGAACCTATTGGGAACGTGCTGGCCGTCAGGATTCCGGTCTTGCCGCGGCATCGTACGGAGAACTTGTCAGAAACGCCGAACCGACCTCATCCAGGCACGAAACGCTGCTCTCCGTCACTGTGTCGTTGAAGGACTCAGCTCGCGCTGTCCGGTCCGCCGGCGGCGGGGTGGCCGGTGCAGCCGACGTCCTTGCGCGGGAACTCACGTCATTGACGGCGAACCTGCGTTCGGCCGAAATCAACGTCGACGCGTGGCTGGACGAGACGGACCTCGCTCGCCTGATCAATACCGCGTTCCGACCGCACCACACGCCTGCGTGGGAACGAACAGGCCTCGGCCGCGATATTGACGTAGCCGGACCTGTGGCGGTCTCAGCCGAGTGGGACCACGTGCGCATTGACGACGGCTGGCACGCGGTTCTGTGGATCAAGGAATGGACTCGCGAAGAGGTCGACGCCACGTTCCTGGTGCCTCTACTCCTGGCCACGTCGGTGCATCGAAGCGTGAGCGTGGTGTACCGGCCCCGCACGGTGCGTGAGGCCACGAGACAACTCAAGATTGAGCAGGCGGAACAAGAATCCGAACAGCGCCGCCGCGACAAGCACGACATTCGAACCACTGCGGCTCAGAAGCGGGAACAGGAAGACGTCGACAAACGCGAACGCGAGTTGGTTGCTGGACACGCGGACCTGGCGTTCACCGGGCTGGTAACGGTGTCAGCCGGCTCAAAACAGGAGCTCGAGCTGGCACTGGAGGAGACAGAGACTGCCTGCCACCATTGCGGCCTAGACACCGTTGTGCTCTATGGGCAGCAAGACACTGCCTTCTATGCGGCGCTGCCGTTTGGGCGCGTGCTGCTGTGA